One Numenius arquata chromosome 10, bNumArq3.hap1.1, whole genome shotgun sequence DNA segment encodes these proteins:
- the MRPL1 gene encoding large ribosomal subunit protein uL1m, with the protein MAAPVGRCLWRALAPRRGLDQRLAAALAVVSAAPPARPYAAAAKTAKKGSRKTKQEETKKKQVTRRWPLMSKPVDDVYLTWYYERPSYDVEEAVGMLKKFQELDFTYPKQYVYINVFLDMALQKKKKVDPFASSVLLPYRFTDEVNKVLVFTENEQEAEIARENGAAVVGGVELIKWILEDEIQVDFYVAVPAIMPKLIPLRSKLRRKYPSTKRNSLGHDIPKMLQLFREGLEYMVQDERVIKTRIARLDMPTEQIVANLKAVINDICTFKPLTYGPFVQKLVIRSSTSEGLLLNLDGLLPQVEKVEDEEKNAEDGEKHAEDEEKHVQEPVST; encoded by the exons atggcggcgcccgtTGGCCGCTGTCTGTGGAGAG CGCTTGCCCCGCGTCGCGGGCTCGACCAGCGCCTGGCTGCCGCCCTTGCTGTGGTgagcgccgcgccgcccgcccggccctaCGCTGCGGCAGCCAA AACTGCAAAAAAAGGTTCACGAAAGACCaagcaggaagaaacaaaaaagaaacaagtaacTAGGAGGTGGCCGCTGATGAGCAAGCCTGTGGATGATGTATACTTGACGTGGTATTATGAGCGGCCATCCTATGATGTGGAAGAGGCTGTGGGTATGCTAAAGAAGTTTCAGGAACTGGACTTTACTTACCCCAAACAGTATGTCTATATTAACGTATTCCTAGATATGGCACTACAGAAGAAG aAAAAAGTGGATCCATTTGCAAGCAGTGTTCTTCTTCCATATCGCTTTACAGATGAAGTGAATAAGGTCTTGGTTTTCACAGAG AATGAGCAAGAAGCTGAAATAGCTCGAGAGAATGGAGCTGCTGTGGTGGGAGGAGTTGAATTAATCAAatgg ATTTTGGAAGATGAAATCCAAGTGGACTTCTATGTGGCTGTTCCTGCAATAATGCCTAAGTTAATACCATTAAGGAGCAAACTAAGACGAAAATACCCAAGCACAAAAAGAA attccCTGGGCCATGATATTCCTAAAATGCTACAACTCTTCAGAGAAGGTCTTGAGTACATGGTACAAGATGAGCGTGTAATCAAGACAAGAATAGCAAGA CTGGATATGCCTACTGAGCAGATAGTTGCCAATCTAAAAGCAGTTATCAATGATATCTGCACGTTCAAGCCATTGACTTATG GACCTTTTGTGCAGAAGTTGGTTATTAGGTCTTCAACCAGTGAAGGTTTGTTATTGAACCTTGATGGACTTTTGCCTCAGGTGGAGAAagtagaagatgaagaaaaaaatgcagaagacgGAGAAAAGCatgcagaagatgaagaaaaacatgtTCAAGAACCTGTTAGTACCTGA